The Methanobrevibacter sp. genome contains the following window.
AGATTAAAAATGATTGATTCAGATCCAGAACCTGACTTAATTGTGATTGATGGAGGTAAAGGACAGTTAGGTATGGCTTGTGGTGTTTTGGAAAAATTAAATCTTACTCATATTCCTATTATTGGTCTTGCAAAGGAATTTGAAGAAGTATATATTCCAAATTCAAGTCGTCCTATTATTATTCCTAAAAATAATACTGCATTGCATTTGCTTCAGCAAGTTCGTGACGAATCGCATCGTTTTGCAATAACCTATCATAGAAAACTCCGTAGTAAGAATATTCAAGCTTCTTCTCTTGATGATATCGTGGGGATTGGTAAAAAAAGAAAAATTAGCCTTTTAAAAGAATTTGGTAGTGTGGATAATATTAAAAAGGCATCAATTGAGGAATTGGCTAAAATAAACGGCATGAATTTAAAAACGGCTGAAAATGTCTATAATTATTATCACTAATCTAATATTAATTTTTATGAAAATTGGCTAAATTTCAATTAAGTTTAAATATAAGTTGTTTAATAAACTTTTCATAAGAAATGATAAAAGGGTTTTTTAATTATGGTTAAATGTCCACGATGTGGTTATGAAAATTCTTCCACTGCTGTATATTGTGATAACTGTGCTTATCGTTTAACTGATTCTAAGGGAAATAAATTCAATAATTCTCGTAGAACTAGCAGTTGGAATATTGGCATAGCAAAAAAAATTGTCATTGTATTGGGAATAGTTATCATTGCGCTATTGTTATTCTCATTTGTTTATAACAACACACAACCTTCTCATGAAGATTCATTTAATCTTATCACTGATAACGGTACTGTTCATAAAACTGCTCCTTATCCATATAAAGCTGTCATTGAATATGAAGGCAGTTGGGGCGCTCAAATGGGTGATCCTAATTATCTTGTAAGTGAAGATGGTTATGGAGATAAAACATTTACACTTGATTGCGCCGCATGGGATAAAATATCAATCAGTGCACAAAAATATGATTACGGTGAAGGGGAATTACACGTAAAATTATTAAGAAATGGTGAAGTTGTAGCTGAAAACTCAACTACAAATGTAACTGGTAGTGTGGTTGTTAATTATAATTAATCTATTTGATTAAGTTTTGATTCTAATAGATTAACTAATTCTTCAGTTTTATATAGTCTGATTTCTTGGTCTTTGCCTTTGAATATTTTAATAAATTCAATAAGGTCATTGCATAATTGGTCATATTGGATACTGAAGGTGTTGTAGTTATTCATTAATGCAAATAGTTTTTCTTTTT
Protein-coding sequences here:
- a CDS encoding zinc ribbon domain-containing protein; translated protein: MVKCPRCGYENSSTAVYCDNCAYRLTDSKGNKFNNSRRTSSWNIGIAKKIVIVLGIVIIALLLFSFVYNNTQPSHEDSFNLITDNGTVHKTAPYPYKAVIEYEGSWGAQMGDPNYLVSEDGYGDKTFTLDCAAWDKISISAQKYDYGEGELHVKLLRNGEVVAENSTTNVTGSVVVNYN